A DNA window from Legionella sp. MW5194 contains the following coding sequences:
- the ligA gene encoding NAD-dependent DNA ligase LigA: MTETVKTQDEIVQTLDALRKKIRQYDYHYYVLDNPLVPDSEYDRCFKNLQQLEKQYPQLVTPDSPTQRIGGHAAVAFEPVAHRVPMLSLGNVFSDDELRAFFKRIADRLACDPAGLVFTCELKLDGLAVNLTYEHGLLVSAATRGDGAVGENITNNIKTIAAVPLKLQSPNPPALVEIRGEVYMPKAGFEAMNDKARQAGEKTFANPRNAAAGSLRQLNAAITASRPLAIYCYGIGECQGASLPDTHFEQLQWLKTMGFRVSPESQRVIGIDGCLDYYHAMARRREALPYEIDGVVYKLDSIPLQKKLGFVARAPRFACAHKYPAQEEMTQLIAVDFQVGRTGALTPVARLQPVTVSGVTVSNATLHNMDEIKRKDIHLGDTVIIRRAGDVIPEVVSVVMEKRPGDLKPIELPAHCPVCGADVVREEGEAVARCTGGLFCGAQLKRMIWHFASRRAMGIDGLGRVIIDQLVEEKLILDVGDLYTLDVMQVAALPRMGLKSAENLVQSLEKSKTTTFRRFLYALGIREVGEVSAQVLADEFQSIDNLKAATMEQLLVLKDIGPVVAHHVVQFFAQAHNVLVIDKLLAAGIHWPIASPKTVDNSHPFFGKTVVLTGTLSSMGREDAKARLHAVGAKVTGSVSAKTDFVIAGVEAGSKLDKAMDLGVTVLNEQEFLDRLS; this comes from the coding sequence ATGACAGAGACGGTAAAAACTCAGGACGAGATTGTTCAAACCCTGGATGCGCTTCGCAAGAAAATCAGACAATATGATTACCATTATTACGTGCTCGATAATCCGTTGGTGCCGGACAGTGAATACGACCGTTGCTTTAAAAATCTACAACAATTGGAAAAACAATACCCTCAACTGGTCACGCCGGATTCCCCAACGCAGCGCATAGGCGGCCATGCCGCTGTCGCCTTTGAACCGGTTGCCCATCGCGTCCCGATGTTATCCCTCGGCAACGTGTTTAGCGATGATGAATTGCGCGCTTTTTTCAAACGGATCGCCGATCGCCTCGCGTGTGATCCGGCGGGTCTGGTGTTTACCTGTGAATTGAAGCTTGATGGCCTGGCGGTCAATCTGACCTATGAGCACGGCTTGCTGGTGTCTGCAGCCACTCGCGGCGACGGCGCCGTCGGTGAAAACATCACCAATAACATCAAAACCATTGCCGCAGTTCCCCTGAAACTGCAGAGTCCCAATCCGCCGGCGCTCGTGGAAATTCGCGGGGAAGTCTACATGCCCAAAGCCGGTTTTGAAGCGATGAATGACAAAGCGAGGCAGGCGGGAGAAAAAACCTTTGCCAACCCACGCAACGCGGCGGCCGGCAGTCTGCGCCAGCTTAACGCGGCCATTACCGCAAGCCGTCCCCTGGCGATCTATTGTTACGGCATTGGCGAATGCCAGGGCGCGTCGTTACCTGACACCCATTTTGAGCAGTTGCAATGGCTTAAAACGATGGGGTTTCGCGTGTCGCCAGAGAGCCAGCGGGTCATTGGCATTGACGGTTGTCTTGACTATTATCATGCCATGGCCAGACGACGGGAGGCCTTACCCTATGAAATTGATGGCGTGGTCTATAAGCTTGACAGCATTCCCTTGCAGAAAAAACTCGGCTTTGTGGCGCGTGCGCCACGTTTTGCCTGCGCTCACAAATACCCGGCGCAGGAAGAAATGACCCAACTCATCGCCGTTGATTTTCAGGTCGGCCGCACCGGTGCCCTGACGCCAGTGGCGCGTTTGCAACCCGTGACTGTTTCCGGCGTGACCGTCAGCAATGCTACCCTGCATAACATGGATGAAATCAAGCGCAAGGACATCCATCTTGGCGATACGGTCATCATTCGCCGCGCCGGTGATGTGATTCCAGAGGTCGTGTCCGTGGTGATGGAAAAACGCCCTGGCGACCTCAAACCCATTGAACTGCCAGCGCATTGCCCGGTTTGTGGGGCGGATGTGGTCCGGGAAGAGGGGGAAGCCGTGGCCCGTTGCACGGGAGGATTGTTCTGCGGGGCGCAGTTAAAACGAATGATCTGGCATTTCGCATCGCGGCGTGCCATGGGTATTGATGGGCTTGGGCGTGTGATCATTGATCAATTGGTGGAGGAGAAATTAATTCTGGATGTGGGCGATCTCTATACGCTTGATGTGATGCAGGTTGCCGCCTTGCCGCGCATGGGGCTTAAATCCGCGGAAAATTTAGTGCAATCCCTGGAAAAAAGCAAAACCACGACCTTTCGTCGTTTCCTGTATGCGCTGGGCATTCGTGAAGTGGGTGAAGTCAGCGCCCAGGTTCTGGCGGATGAATTTCAAAGCATTGACAACCTCAAAGCCGCAACGATGGAGCAATTGCTGGTGCTCAAGGACATTGGCCCGGTGGTCGCCCACCATGTGGTGCAGTTTTTTGCCCAGGCGCATAATGTCCTGGTGATTGACAAATTATTAGCCGCCGGCATTCACTGGCCGATTGCCAGTCCGAAAACCGTGGACAATAGCCACCCGTTCTTTGGTAAAACGGTTGTCCTGACTGGCACGTTAAGCAGCATGGGTCGTGAGGATGCCAAAGCCAGGCTTCATGCGGTAGGTGCCAAAGTCACAGGCAGCGTGTCAGCAAAAACCGACTTCGTCATTGCCGGCGTTGAGGCAGGCTCCAAACTCGATAAAGCCATGGATCTTGGGGTTACCGTACTCAATGAGCAGGAATTTCTTGACCGGCTGTCTTGA
- a CDS encoding ABC transporter substrate-binding protein, whose protein sequence is MNILRKSSLLLSCIFLLLTPSAWCFVLNDPYPDNESQEKVYYSSFAEQPKTLDPARSYSSNEYQFIGQIYEPPLKYDYLKRPYELIPRSAAAMPVVRYLDKDHNPLPGADASKTAYSVYTIQIKPGIFYQPHPALAKDKSGQPLYLDLPADYLEENDISKLSDFPKTGTRELIADDFIYEIKRLASPAVSSSIYGLMSEHIVGFKAFAASLPPVKRGVFLDLRKYPLEGVKKIDDYTFEITLKGQYPQFLFWLAMPFFSPIPWEADQFYSQPDMDDKNLTFDWYPIGTGPFMLIENNPNRQMVLQKNPHYSQEIFSGEGSEEDRQAGYLNHLGQPLPLIDKAIYTLEKETIPRWNKFLQGYYDLSGISADSFDQAIQIGDSGEPSLTESMKEKRIRLTQTIDPTIYYLGFNMLDPVVGGSGERARKLRLAISIAVNFDENIAIFFNGRGQAAQGPIPPGIFGYREGKEGINPYVYTWDGKAPQRRTIEEARALMRQAGYPDGINPETGRHLILHYDVPVAGGPDDKAVLDWMIKQFAKIGIDLNIRGTQYNRFQEKMRDGNAQIFSWGWNADYPDPENFLFMLYGQNGKVKYGGENAANYENKEYDRLFDEMKNRPSDDERMKLIDRMVDIVRHDAPWAFGINSETMTLSHQWISPTKPGAFNVDLLKYLSVNVAERNQYRQEWNQPIFWPLGVAFIILLLVFLPLFAAYRRKEQQMAKRMRG, encoded by the coding sequence TTGAACATACTACGCAAAAGCAGCTTACTTTTGTCATGTATCTTCCTGTTGTTGACGCCGTCTGCCTGGTGCTTCGTCCTGAATGATCCTTATCCAGACAATGAATCGCAGGAAAAGGTGTATTATTCTTCCTTTGCGGAGCAGCCGAAAACCCTTGATCCTGCACGTTCCTACTCCAGTAATGAATACCAATTCATCGGGCAGATTTACGAGCCGCCGCTTAAATACGATTACCTGAAACGACCTTATGAATTGATACCGCGCAGTGCAGCGGCTATGCCCGTTGTCCGTTACCTCGATAAAGACCATAACCCCCTGCCTGGGGCAGATGCCAGCAAGACGGCTTACAGTGTCTATACCATTCAGATTAAGCCCGGCATTTTCTATCAACCGCACCCAGCCCTGGCTAAAGACAAGAGCGGACAGCCGCTGTATCTTGATTTGCCGGCAGACTACCTTGAAGAGAACGACATCAGCAAATTGTCGGATTTTCCCAAGACCGGAACGCGGGAATTGATTGCCGATGATTTTATTTATGAAATCAAACGGCTGGCATCGCCCGCTGTGAGTTCGTCCATTTACGGGTTGATGAGTGAACACATCGTCGGCTTTAAAGCCTTTGCTGCTTCGCTGCCGCCAGTCAAGCGCGGGGTATTTCTTGATTTGCGCAAGTACCCGCTTGAAGGCGTTAAAAAAATCGATGATTACACCTTTGAAATCACCTTGAAGGGGCAATACCCGCAATTTTTATTCTGGTTGGCCATGCCCTTTTTTTCGCCCATTCCCTGGGAGGCGGATCAATTCTACAGCCAGCCCGACATGGATGATAAAAATCTGACCTTTGATTGGTATCCCATCGGTACTGGCCCGTTCATGCTGATTGAAAACAATCCGAACCGGCAGATGGTTTTGCAGAAAAATCCTCACTATAGCCAGGAGATTTTCAGCGGCGAGGGCAGCGAAGAAGACAGGCAGGCTGGCTATCTCAACCACCTGGGTCAACCGTTGCCACTGATTGACAAGGCCATTTACACCCTGGAAAAAGAAACCATCCCGCGTTGGAATAAATTCCTGCAAGGCTATTATGATTTATCCGGTATTTCTGCCGACAGTTTTGATCAGGCCATTCAGATAGGTGATTCCGGCGAACCCTCGCTGACTGAAAGCATGAAAGAAAAACGGATTCGCCTCACCCAAACCATTGATCCCACCATTTATTATCTGGGCTTTAACATGCTGGATCCTGTGGTCGGCGGGTCTGGCGAAAGGGCCAGGAAATTACGGTTGGCTATTTCCATTGCGGTTAATTTTGATGAAAACATTGCTATCTTCTTTAATGGCCGCGGCCAGGCGGCACAGGGGCCCATCCCACCGGGAATATTCGGTTACCGTGAGGGCAAGGAAGGCATCAACCCCTACGTTTACACCTGGGATGGCAAGGCTCCGCAACGCCGCACCATCGAAGAAGCCCGCGCGCTGATGCGTCAGGCGGGGTACCCGGACGGGATTAATCCTGAAACCGGACGGCATTTAATTCTGCATTATGATGTGCCGGTCGCTGGAGGGCCTGACGACAAGGCAGTGCTCGACTGGATGATTAAGCAATTCGCTAAAATTGGCATTGATTTAAACATTCGGGGAACACAATACAATCGCTTTCAGGAAAAAATGCGTGATGGCAATGCCCAGATTTTCAGTTGGGGGTGGAATGCCGACTACCCCGATCCTGAGAATTTTTTATTTATGCTGTATGGTCAAAACGGCAAGGTGAAGTATGGCGGAGAAAACGCGGCGAATTATGAGAACAAAGAGTATGATCGTTTGTTTGATGAGATGAAAAACAGACCCAGCGATGACGAGCGTATGAAACTCATTGATCGCATGGTGGACATTGTCCGGCATGACGCGCCCTGGGCTTTCGGCATTAACAGCGAAACCATGACCTTGTCGCATCAGTGGATTTCGCCTACCAAGCCCGGTGCCTTTAATGTGGATTTGCTGAAGTATTTGTCGGTGAATGTCGCTGAGCGTAATCAATACCGGCAGGAGTGGAATCAACCGATATTCTGGCCTTTAGGTGTGGCATTCATCATTCTATTGCTGGTGTTTTTGCCGCTGTTTGCGGCTTACCGCAGAAAAGAGCAGCAAATGGCTAAGAGGATGCGGGGATGA
- a CDS encoding ABC transporter permease produces MIAYLFRRLVYTIPILLGINLITFALFFMVNSPDDMARMHLGQKHIKQEAIQQWKAQHGYDLPLFYNEHQDGINRLTDTLFFEKSLRLFSFDFGVSDEGRDISYDISHRMWPSLAIALPVLLIGMLVDIVFAMAMAFFRSTYLDISGVVLCIILMSISSLFYIIGGQYLFGKLLKWVPISGYDGGVESIKFIALPVIVAVIGGLGAGARWYRTLFLEEMNRDYVKTARAKGLSEIRVLFRHVLKNAMLPILTGVVVIIPSLFMGSLVLESFFGVPGLGSYIIDAIQQQDFAIVRAMVFLGSILYIVGLILTDISYTLVDPRVRLG; encoded by the coding sequence ATGATTGCCTATTTATTCAGACGCCTTGTTTACACGATTCCTATTTTACTGGGGATTAATCTGATTACCTTCGCGCTCTTTTTCATGGTCAATTCACCCGATGACATGGCCAGAATGCACCTTGGGCAAAAGCACATCAAGCAAGAGGCCATTCAGCAATGGAAAGCCCAGCACGGGTATGATTTGCCCCTATTTTACAATGAGCACCAGGACGGCATTAACCGCTTGACCGACACGCTCTTTTTTGAAAAATCCTTACGGCTTTTTTCTTTTGATTTTGGTGTATCCGATGAGGGCCGGGACATCAGTTACGACATATCGCATCGTATGTGGCCAAGCCTTGCCATTGCCTTGCCGGTTCTGTTGATTGGTATGCTGGTTGATATTGTGTTTGCCATGGCCATGGCCTTTTTCCGCTCCACCTACCTCGATATCAGCGGTGTGGTGCTTTGCATTATTCTTATGTCCATTTCGAGCCTTTTTTACATTATTGGCGGGCAGTATCTTTTTGGAAAACTGTTAAAATGGGTGCCGATTTCCGGTTATGACGGTGGGGTTGAAAGTATCAAATTCATTGCCTTGCCGGTGATTGTCGCGGTCATTGGGGGCCTGGGTGCTGGAGCGCGCTGGTATCGCACGTTGTTTTTGGAGGAAATGAATCGCGACTATGTTAAAACGGCCCGGGCTAAAGGCTTGTCGGAGATTCGCGTCTTGTTTCGCCACGTATTAAAAAATGCCATGCTGCCAATCCTCACGGGCGTGGTGGTGATAATCCCTTCGCTGTTTATGGGAAGCCTGGTGCTTGAATCGTTTTTCGGTGTGCCGGGATTGGGCAGTTATATCATTGATGCAATCCAGCAGCAGGATTTTGCCATCGTCAGGGCCATGGTGTTTTTAGGTTCGATTTTATACATTGTTGGTCTTATTCTGACTGATATTTCCTACACTTTGGTGGATCCGCGCGTGAGGTTAGGCTGA
- a CDS encoding ABC transporter permease, producing the protein MITFLWTDQCFLGVLMIGLLLTVYSLRREHNRRAFKQLFRKPLSVSAGIVLGFFLVIGILDSIHLKDKPGSVSSDNARASTLLERLLSPLGQTYEKTYSAPLALHLYSTETVLVDGKARQIYPRLQYPGSAIQNQHEKEQFLTGVLLKAAGTAMLISALVWAVFIGLRFKSSARPWLPRGRHALPLLVFFVCLFVALASYWISRQLHLFGTGKIGQDIFYYTIKSIRTGLVIGILTTLFMLPLALLLGIAAGYFGGVIDDVIQYIYTTLSSIPGVLLITASVLSMQTYIANHPERFATLHESADARLFALCLILGVTSWTSLCRLLRAEAMKLREIDYVMAARALGSSSFRILRKHLLPNVMHIVVITLVLDFSFLVLAEAVLSYVGVGVSPMTISWGNMINGARLELAREPVVWWPMLAAFVFMFTLVLASNLFADAVRDAFDPHQAHS; encoded by the coding sequence ATGATAACATTCTTATGGACTGATCAATGTTTTCTTGGCGTGTTGATGATTGGTTTACTACTTACGGTATACAGCCTGCGTCGAGAACACAACCGCCGTGCGTTTAAACAATTATTCAGGAAGCCTCTCTCAGTCAGCGCCGGTATTGTTTTAGGTTTTTTTCTGGTGATTGGCATCCTTGACTCCATTCACCTGAAGGACAAACCAGGCAGCGTGTCAAGCGACAACGCCAGGGCCAGTACGTTGTTAGAGCGGTTATTGTCACCCCTGGGGCAAACGTATGAAAAAACCTATTCTGCACCGCTCGCCTTGCATTTATACAGCACAGAAACCGTGCTGGTCGATGGGAAAGCACGGCAGATTTATCCGCGGCTGCAGTACCCGGGCTCTGCGATTCAAAACCAGCACGAAAAGGAACAATTCTTAACAGGCGTTTTGCTGAAAGCCGCCGGCACAGCCATGCTGATAAGCGCATTGGTCTGGGCTGTTTTTATCGGGCTTCGGTTTAAGTCAAGCGCGCGGCCATGGCTGCCTCGCGGCCGGCATGCCTTGCCGCTGTTAGTGTTCTTTGTCTGTCTGTTCGTGGCACTGGCCAGCTACTGGATTTCACGGCAGCTGCATTTGTTCGGTACTGGCAAAATTGGTCAGGATATATTTTATTACACCATTAAAAGCATACGCACCGGCTTGGTCATCGGGATACTGACGACCTTGTTTATGCTGCCTTTGGCGTTGCTGTTAGGCATTGCCGCGGGTTATTTTGGCGGGGTCATCGATGATGTGATTCAGTACATTTACACCACCTTAAGTTCCATTCCGGGCGTCTTGCTGATTACCGCTTCCGTGCTGTCGATGCAAACCTACATTGCCAATCATCCGGAGCGATTTGCCACACTGCATGAAAGTGCGGATGCCCGTTTATTTGCTCTGTGCCTTATCCTTGGGGTAACCAGCTGGACAAGCCTTTGCCGATTGTTACGGGCCGAGGCCATGAAACTGCGCGAAATTGATTATGTGATGGCTGCTCGTGCGCTGGGCAGCAGTTCCTTTCGTATTCTTCGCAAGCATCTGTTGCCCAATGTCATGCACATCGTAGTCATTACCCTGGTGCTTGATTTCAGTTTTCTTGTGCTGGCGGAGGCTGTTTTATCCTATGTGGGCGTCGGGGTGTCGCCGATGACCATCAGTTGGGGAAATATGATCAATGGTGCGCGCCTTGAATTGGCGCGTGAACCGGTGGTGTGGTGGCCGATGCTTGCTGCCTTTGTTTTTATGTTTACTCTGGTTTTGGCGAGCAATCTGTTTGCTGACGCGGTCCGGGATGCCTTTGATCCGCATCAGGCCCATTCCTGA